One part of the Candidatus Dormiibacterota bacterium genome encodes these proteins:
- a CDS encoding polysaccharide deacetylase family protein, whose translation MAKTQKHIPWSKYLNKLRRWHRLHLLYGLLALAAVIGLISLAAPGRELNEQTISRDPLRIEFGRLSRELDEFKRTKRKYNARYIVTNRYIDEKITDIQININSGERQLADRQIKDTRRQLAVWQEQLAREVALKHPVNNSSLHEAVIPILMYHHTPTDFEQQLLTLRQKGYTTITPDRLAAALKAGLPLPGKPAIITFDDGFADQVVAFELLKKYQMSATFYIVNGGEGSQWCIGSGRRYNDPAQPSGGCGDAYLNWNQVRELDKSGLITIGAHTIDHANLAGLSAEQQRAQINGSKAGIELELGHPIYHFAYPYGSFTGETIQIVKEAGFITAVSTIPGSVHARDTLHTLYRVRDAYSLP comes from the coding sequence ATGGCAAAAACCCAAAAACATATTCCCTGGAGTAAATACCTGAACAAGCTAAGGCGCTGGCACCGGCTCCACCTACTGTATGGGCTGCTGGCCCTTGCGGCGGTCATCGGTCTAATCAGCCTGGCTGCCCCCGGCAGGGAACTAAATGAGCAGACAATTAGCCGCGACCCCCTACGTATTGAGTTCGGACGGCTTAGCCGTGAACTAGATGAGTTTAAACGGACCAAAAGGAAGTATAACGCCCGCTATATAGTTACCAACCGTTATATTGATGAAAAAATTACTGATATTCAGATAAATATTAATTCCGGTGAGCGGCAGCTGGCTGACAGGCAGATTAAAGATACCCGCAGGCAGCTAGCAGTCTGGCAGGAGCAGCTGGCAAGAGAGGTAGCCCTAAAACATCCCGTAAATAACTCTTCCTTGCACGAAGCCGTAATACCGATTTTGATGTACCACCATACCCCAACAGATTTTGAACAGCAGCTTTTGACACTACGCCAAAAAGGCTACACCACTATTACTCCCGATCGCCTAGCCGCAGCCCTTAAGGCTGGCCTGCCGTTGCCGGGCAAACCGGCCATTATTACCTTCGATGACGGCTTTGCCGACCAAGTGGTGGCTTTTGAATTGCTGAAAAAGTACCAGATGTCAGCCACATTTTATATCGTAAATGGCGGCGAAGGCAGCCAGTGGTGCATCGGCAGCGGGCGGCGCTATAACGATCCGGCCCAGCCCTCCGGCGGCTGCGGAGATGCCTACCTTAACTGGAACCAGGTACGAGAACTGGATAAAAGCGGGCTTATAACAATAGGCGCCCATACTATTGACCATGCCAATTTAGCCGGGCTTTCGGCCGAGCAGCAGCGCGCTCAAATTAACGGCAGTAAGGCCGGAATTGAGCTGGAGCTAGGGCACCCTATTTACCACTTTGCCTACCCATACGGCTCGTTCACGGGTGAGACGATTCAAATAGTAAAAGAAGCCGGGTTTATTACAGCCGTTAGCACCATACCAGGCAGTGTCCACGCGCGCGACACGCTGCATACCTTATACCGGGTGCGAGACGCCTACTCCTTGCCGTAA